AGTCACTGGGACTTGTAGTTGCCTCCGGCTTCACTCCAGTCCTGGTGTCCACTCAGCCCAACCCAGCCCGGCAGCCGCTGTCGGAGTTCTTCCTCCAGCTCGGGCCTGAGCATTACCTGCTTCTCCAGCTCAACAATGGACAGCTAGTTACACTGAGAGACTTCAACCCTGTATATAAGTGTTTCTCTAGGTTACACATTTCTCTCATGCATGATTGAGATTCTGACAGACCGCAACGCTTGCTGCTTGTAATGTGATATATCacagttttttatttaagaaacaGTTTATAAAAATTGTTTATGACTTTCTTGTGCTGATTCGTAGGCCATGCTGGTTTCATTTGCTACCACTGGAGAGAagactgttgctgctgtcatgTCACCCAAGAATAAAACTGTGAGTAAATTTCAGACTTGTCAAGGATGTGGTTTGACATTGTGCTCTCTCTTGCCAACCTGAAGGTTTACCACAGGCTTAGTTGTTTCTTTATGTGCTTGATGTGTGATTTGCTTGTTGATTTTGATGAATGATACAAGCTGAGAAACATGTCTTAGTTGGACTTTTGTATGAGATTTTATACAGAGCCCCTAAGAAGTCCCAAAAAAAACTTTGTGTTCTCTTGAAAAACTTGcgctttctcttttttaatgGAAACTAGGGTTGCCACCCACCTCTCAATGAATTTGTCCCATAGTTTCATGCACTCTTTTTTTGAAAgtcaaaaaaagaggaaaactggaaaacatatgattttctgttttataggCTTGCAGTCTCAACCTGTTCAGTGCAGAAACTGGCCGCAGACTTCTGGACACAACACTGATTTTCCCTATGGATCCTTATGGTGGGAAACCAGAGAAGGTGAGCTGAATTTTTTTCTCCAGCAAGTTTGATTTCTGGCTGGTCCAACAAGGCCTCAAATTCACTTTACCcaaatttaaatgtgattacTTTCAGTCTTGTTTAAGAAATTGCTTTTACACATCAAGCATTAGGATGTGAACAATTCTGAATTTTAAACatgctgtattttcttttaataattgAGGTCATTTTTATTCTGTCTTCCAGCTGTATGTACAGGCATTCCTCAAGAAAGACGACTCAGTCGGCTACAGGGTCATTGTGCAGACAGAAGACCACACACTCACTTTCATACAACAGCCAGGTACGGATGGCATAAACAGGAAGCTTTGCCAGTGTTTATAGTGATTTGTAAGCTGGTTAGTATTATCTGAGGTATTGGCACGCACTGCTGTCTGCAACAGTGTCTTTTTTGATCCCACCAGCGAGGGTCGCCAAAGTCAGAACATTTTCAAATCCTGCTCAatagatagaataaaataacacaagaaGCAGACTTGTTCCCAGGAATTATATTAGGCTTTATCCCACAAAAGCACTAATGTCATGACCTTAAATGTTTTGTTATACATGAAAATGGAGACCATGTCATTCTTATACAGGTGTCTGCAGGTGATGGGCTTAAGGGAATCGCATGGAATTTATAGCCAGCAGCTAATACTTAACGAgagaaacatttgatttatgCGTCACTGTGTTTTACGTTGAGCTCCAGTACATCTTTCCAAAGAAACGAGTGAGCAATCATTTGCCTCATGATAACATTTGGGCTTATTCCACCCTTTAATCATCATAAATGCTGCCAACATCTGACCACTGAAGCACAAACAGGCCTCAGTTTTCAGTATGTGCACAGGTCATTTCCACAAGCACAAGGAGGGAAAAAATGTTTCATGTCGTAATTCATGGGAAGCATCAACATAAACTGCATACTGCCGCAGGGCGTGGAAAGTGGAATGAATGATTACAATAATGAGTCTTGTTTTCTAGGGCGTGTAATGTGGACGAGAGAGGAGGCCCTGTCAGATGTGGTGACAATGGAAATGGTGGATCTGCCTCTCACAGGAACGCAGGCAGAGTTGGAGGGAGAGTTTGGCAAAAAGGCCGGTAAATGTCAAACCAGAGGCTTCCAACTTTAAGTTCTAATCTCTGCTGTGAATTAATCTTCAGTATTTTATCTATTTCCACtctgttttagttgttttaattttctcaaatgGCATCGAAACTTGAGCAGCTGTTGAATACCTAATCTTAGGGGTATTTTGTCAAgcttatttctttttaatattttcctctgatATTCAAGTaacttttctttctcacttcaACTGCTCAGCTCCTGCATTTAATCACCAAAGATGTAGCTTTTTAGCTTGTGAGATTTCAACATGCCTGATGGCCTGGTTAAAAACTGATTCTTGAGTTTGTTTGCTTGCTGTTGGCTTCaccttcttttgtttttgtcctgtgtTATTTGCTGCGTTTGGATTTAGCCATTCAAGGTAACACACTTCTCTGTTCTTCTTCAGTAAAACGTGATTAATGAGTCTTAGGTTTAGGATCTGTGCTTTGCCTGCAATGACGATACCCCAATGTCCACAGcaagaaatataataatagtaataataagatgataataataataagttatCATTCTCAAATTACTTCCTTATGTTTAGTGAGTTTAATCCTCTGACAGTGATTAAGTAGCATCTGTGTTCCCACTGTGTCCAGACGGCCTgatgtccatggtgctgaagagGCTCTCCTCTCAGCTCATCTTGCTGCAGGCCTGGATCGGCCACCTCTGGAAGCTGTTCTATGATGCACGGAAACCTCGCAGTCAAGTTAAAAACGATGTGACCATCGAGAACCTCTCCAGAGATGAGTTTAACTTGCAGAAGATGATGGTTATGGTTACTGCGTCTGGGAAGGTACGAGACGAAAGCTCACCTTCTCATTTAGTCACTGTTTCTTactgtttggttgtgtttcagGAGAGATGAGCTGTGCTGCACACTTGTGGTcaaacaagtttgttttttctacaGTCAGGCAGacttaaagtaaaataaataggTTCTGTCAGACCTGTTTGGAACTCCCATTTTTCACCACACATTTTATCCTttgctttttactgttttagcTCTTTGGTATTGACAGCAAGACCGGCAGTATTTTATGGAGGCACTACCTGGACAACATCCCATCTAATGCAGCCTTCAAACTTATGGTGCAACGGACCACTGCACACTTTCCCCATCCACCACAGTGCACGCTGCTCATCAAAGACAAGGTATCTAATAACAACGGCTCTGTGATTAAAGGGCTTCAAGTTGGGAGTCAATTtcacaaatgtaaataaagcaAATTAATCAGCACATCGATTGCTAATGTGCTTCAAGAGATGTAGTAgatattttgtcaaaaaaatcaAACCTAAGATTTAAAGGGCCACTGACGCACCATGGATATGTGGTGTACACAGGCAAAAGGtcaatttgttttattttctccaaaaacAAGGAGGCAGACaatcaaacaaagaaatcaTGGTTCCTGTTGCCActggttaaaaaagaaattataggCTTACCCCGGTGCATGCTGGTCCTATacctgtctccctccctgtaTAACATCAGGTATTTGCAAATCAATCTACGCTGAACAAGAAAACAATTAAGCAAATAACTAGCAAAAGAATCAAAATCGAATCCAAATAAAACAACTAACTCCTCTTAAGAGAAATATGGTTTTTACTGAACGTGCCTCTTAACCATGACTAAAGCTCAATACCTAcaaccatttattttttttaacctgtgtAACTGTAGATGTCCCGTGCATTTATGCTTGTCGTTTCTTACGGGttattttgttctattttcAGGACACGGGCCTGGCCGCACTCCATGTATTTAATCCCATTTTTGGAAAGAAAAGTCACATCACCCCACCCACTCTGTCTCAGCCAGTGCTTCAGTCACTCATGCTGCCCCTCATGGACCAGGATTATGCTAAAGTCTTACTTCTTGTTGACGACCAGTACAAGGTCAGTGCCAAACTGTAAAGCTCCTCACCCTCCAGACAAACATTCAGCTTTATAAGTAAGATACAAACGTACAAGTTGTGTCTCAAAGCCATTTTTCTCTCAGTATCCACACAGAGTCAAACATTCGGCTgctcaaatcttttttttccctttttagttttaattttagTCAGTCTCTGTGTCTACATATACTGCATCAGTACACAAGGTAGACTTTACCTGTAGTTTTCTTCTTAAGGTGAGAAGCACTGGACACCCAGAAATTACTTATAAAAACTGCATCAACTTTTCCACAGGTGTCTGCTTTTCCCTCTACAAAGAATGTACTACAGCAGCTCCAGGAGATGGCCTCATCCATATTCTTTTACCTTGTTGACTCCAGCCAGGGAAGACTTTCTGGCTACAGGCTACGAACGGCAAGTGAACGTTGTTTTTAGGAAGCCTAGCCACCATCTAGCCCACCACCAGGCTTTTGGTTGCTGTAGATCACAACAATGGCTACcagatttttattgtttattattgcAGCGATAATTTCAATCCATGTTTCAGTGATGGAAAAGTGATCAAGGATGCTTCATGCAGAATAGATCGAGACTGGGATTATATTTGACTTCAAATAAATTTCTCAGTTTGAAGGAAATCACTGGAGCACTATACTTTTAGTGTGAAAAGCAAATGGACATGCAGGATAATTAAAATATTCTGAGGTCTGTTGATTGGTCCTGATCCCACAGTGAGCCACCATGAAATGATACTTAAATTACAGCTGATTGaaagaatgaatgtttttgtgtgctcAGGACTTGTCGACCGAGCTGATCTGGGAGGTCGTCATCCCGTCAGAGGTACAGAGGATCGTCTCGGTCAAAGGGAAAAGGCCCAACGAGCACGTGCACTCCCAGGGCAGAGTAATGGGAGACCGTAGTGTCCTCTATAAGGTGTGATAACTTCTTAGAAAACTGCAGTGATGCTGTGATTTGAATGCCGTGTTGAGAAAGTTGTTGCTTGTGCTGGATTTGATCAGTGTTGTCTAGACATCTCTCCTCCCCACTTCAGTCAGAAACACTCCCTCTCTTCTGATGTAGGCTGAAAACTAATATTTCCAAGAAACGCTCTACCTCATGTCACTGTTTCCCCAGTGAATCATATCCCCACTGCAACACTGAACaccactgttttctttctcccgtTACTGTGTCTATGGCATGAATCATAGTCTACTCAGAGCTCAGAAGCCCTCTCAGGACATTCTGGAGACTTCAGTGTTCATTACACTACCAATACCTTTGTCTTGAGGGTGGCATTTGAGGAAAAGGGGTATAATAAGAATGATTTATTGGGTCCTGTATTGTTGTAAATTAATTGTTTGTTATTCTGAATTAAGATGGACAAAAGTTGGATAAAAGGTCCTTAATTTAGTGTTGTTGAGAGTCAAAAGGAAACGTGCATTTGACTACAAATTTGTCATTAAcaaaatatctatttttcaGTCTTGATTAAGAtgctgaattgtgtttccacTCATTTCTTTCAGTACCTGAACCCCAATCTACTGGCAGTGGTGACTGAGAGCACAGACTCTCATCAGGAGCGAAGCTTTGTCGGGATCCTCTTGATTGATGGCGTGACTGGTCGCATCATCCACGAGGCTGTGCAGAGAAAGGCCAGAGGGCCGGTGCATGTTGTGCACTCTGAAAACTGGGTGGTGGTGAGTATTATTGGCTTCCGAACTAATAAAAATGACGTTGCATTGTTTTGTCGTGTTTGGTTTGTTAGTTATATTAATAGACAAATGTTGAAGGGGAACACAGGTGATGTGTTCAGGGTCATGTgatcatgtggggattcttgaaatCCATCATTAAGTACTTTAATtacagagtttggtcttgacctgctctatatgaaaagtgtcttgagataacgcttgttatgaattggcactatttaaagactgattgattgatctcACCACTGAATGTGTCCCCTGCTTCTGTTTGACTCCGCAGTACGAATACTGGAGCACCAAGTCTCGCAGGAACGAGTTCTCTGTAATTGAACTGTATGAAGGGATGGAGCTCTACAACAGCACCGTGTTCAGCTCGCTGGATCGGCCACATGCTCCTCAGGTGCTTCAGCAGTCGTACATTTTCCCGTCCTGCATTTCCACCCTGGAGGCCACACTGACTGAGAAGGGCATCACCAGCCGCCATCTGCTCAGTAAGTTTCAGTGAGATCCAGTcttacaaacagctgttttcatattttcccTTTTAGATATTTGTGTAACATTCTTTTTCCCATAAACAAAAAGAGCTTCTCAacattgttccttttttttaaatatatctcTGGGTTTTCCTTGTCACAGTTGGCTTGCCTTCTGGAGGGATCTTGTCATTACCAAAGATGTTCCTTGACCCTCGGAGGCCAGAAATCGTATCTGAGCAAAGCCGGTGAGTCCGTCAGACTGACTCAGTTTAAAGCATTTCATcgacttttgtttttcttccctgttCCTCTTTCTAACGTATTCACTTGATTTGCAGTGAAGAGAACCTGATACCATACGCGCCAGAGTTGCTGATCCGCACTGAGTGGTTCATCAACTACAATCAGACTGTATCAAGAGTGCGAGGAATTTACACCGCCCCGTCTGGACTGGAGTCCACCTGCCTGGTGAGTCTGCCATCATAACACTGACAAACATATTATGTGACAAAGAAAGCATTTCTTGTTTTAGCAAGCAAAGCAAAGTTTATTTATGGAGCACCTTTCACAAACACCAGTAACAAAGTGAATCACGTTCAAAAACCAGTTgcaatcaaataaaaacaaaactcaaactcTGTATAACTCAATATATTGAGAAGAGAACCAAGACCAAAGACCCCAAGTTTTTTGGGAGACTGTTCCAAAGCTACAGCAATTGTTTGCCTCATAAAATGTTGTGACAAAATTATGTCCTggaaaagatttatttttgttctgttttcttgAACTACCATTACCATTTTTGGTGTTTGTCTTGACTTGTCTTAACTTACCTTAATCTATAGTGTCAGTATTTCAAGGTGTTTATTTGCCAATTAAGGCCGTAGAATAAACAACCACTGGCGAGTAGGATATCTTTATGGTGAAGTAATTCTAATGAagaaaatgttatatttattatCAGTTGGAACCCTcaaagcagatgtttattttgatataatacaaagaaatgttctaaatttaaatgtacagtcaacaatgttttctcctcttcaggTAAATTGAATGTGAATCTGACAATGTTACTTCTTTCCTTTTGTAGGTGGTGGCATACGGTCTCGACATCTACCAGACGCGCGTCTATCCCTCGAAGCAGTTTGATGTACTAAAAGACGACTACGACTACATGCTAATCAGTAGCGTACTCTTCGCCCTTTTCTTTGCCACCATGATCAGCAAACGCCTGGCagaagtcaaactgctcaaccGGGCCTGGCGGTAAAGTGATCGTCAGAATCCCATCTCTGACAGCCCTGAGGCTGCACGAAGGACCTCAGCCCGAGGAGATGAGACGGCTGGGGCCGCGCCTGTAGAAGAACACAGTTCAAAGTTCAATGAGGCCCATAAGGAACTGCAGGGGTGAGGGAACGGCGGGGTGGGGGTGAAAGGAGGGGTTAGTAAaggttttatgtgtttattttttaacttattttgcAAGCACAAGGAATTATTTCATAGTAGAATAACTGTTTTTTGTGCCATGTCATTTTGATTAGATGTTTAACAACTGattacaaatgaatgaaatgattaaataaattgtGGAAATTTCTACTCATATGAAAGTTAGAGACTTAAGCAATgttaggtttttttgtttttttttccaagattACGTTTGTGACATTTCTGCTTCATTAGACTGCTCTAATGGAGAGTGATGATAAATGTGGAGTGCAGGGAAAAGCAAGAAGACGACACAGCAACACGTGTGGTTTGGTACGAAGCTGTAGTTGTGTGGTTTGTACCTTTAGCCTGCTGAGTCACCGTGACACCCAAATGCCATTTGGTTTGATGGTAAATGAACTGTGaatatgaagtgtgtgtgtggagataaTGTAGCTTGGAAAAGAAGTGGTTATTTGTGCTTTCCTGAAAACCCTCCCACCAAAGGACCGCACTGTCGTCACCATCGCACGCCTGACGAAAGTAGACGACCAACAATCGGCCTTCATTTTCTGTACTTCAGTCATCCTGCAGCTCATACGTTTGTGAGCTGTTTTAATCCATCGTCAGCCACTGTTGATGCCACATTAAAGTTTGTCTCAGAACTCCAGTTGAGGTGTGTTTTCTAGAGTTTTAAGGCAGAGCGCAAAATTCATTCTTTTGAGCCTCCCAAATGCTTTATTATGGGCATaaatatttctgacatttttctaCTAAACATGGTATGTTTAATGCTTAAAGATAAGCTAACAACATATACttataatacattttccaaaaaatgtgtttgatattaataaacttaaaaaaaatggctaaaaacataaaaccaataattattttattaatgatAAATTAATCATAGAAGCAAATTTACTGGTCACATTACAATATGTTTTATCTCAGACCGGCaggacacacatttatacttccatttataatatgaaaatttcctgctttttcccAGTCGTGGGTCTTATCAAAGACTACATATCATATCTGGTGTGGAAAAAAGTCTCTGAGCCTATCGTAGAATGAATaagttattttatttctataaatagattaaaaacaattttacaatgaTTTACTCATGACACAGACAATGTCATTAATTTACAAACTTGGGCCAAATTTGACACAAAACCTTCATGAGAACTTCCAACCTGTTGCTGTAACAAAGGTTGTAAACGCTGGTCTGCACCTCAACAGTGTAAACGTAACATGACttccacacccacacacacacacacacacacacacacacacacacactttaaaaagaAGCATCAAAGGCCCAATCTGTACTTTTCTGACCATATATACATTGTTTGAGCTAAATGCACATACAGaatcaaaataattaatttaatttcactccTGTGTGGACAAACACTGCTGATGTAATACGTTCAACAGCATCAGAAATCATTTGTTGACTAGTGTTCTTCATAAGACCTGTCAGTCAATTTAAGGGAGCAGGTTTCAGTCGTGTTCTGCTGGGGATGTTCTTGTGTTTGCATTCGATTCACagaatattcctttaaataaattaaacttgcACACAAACGTAGAATATGATGGAAGAGTAGATGCCGGAATTAATGTAGAATGTTTGCAGGTAGGATGCAACTTGGTGTagctttgaaataaaaagatcaGCTTTCTGACGGTGAAACCTGTGTAAGAAAATGAGCTGCACTTGCACAAGAAAACCTGCAAAAGGCACTAACACTGAAATAGGAACAGAGGTTTTATCTGATCAAGTGCTTGACGTCACTGTAGTTGAAAGCACGGTGTGGTTGCGTTGTGTCGTTCTAATTTCAGCCGCATGGCTCATTATCAACTTTACCATAAGTCTTAATGTGAGAATGATTCAGCACAACATTAAATCTATCAATACATTATACCTTAGATTTCAAGCAGCATTGTCacaaaaaataacacacatGGGATGAACAGTTTGGTACAAGCCCAGCTTGTAAATACAgtaattattttctctcttttaagaTATATAGTATTAGCTCATGTAGTTTAAGTGATATGAGCGTATGGCTGTCAGGCTTAAGAATGAATGAGTGATGAGACATTTTCCCTGTGAGAAAACTGCGGTATCTCAGTTAACCAAAATGGTTATAGGAGGTAAATATTTCTCCACTATTAGTGAAAATACTGGAATGTTATGATATTTTCCAGGAGATGTCGCTAAAATACTGACGGGtgaaatgttcatttaaaaacaggcaaaaaaCCTCACAGTGTTGTGTGACATAGGTGCTCTTGAAATACATCGACTTGACATGACGTCACAAACGTGAATGTGGCGTGTAGATGTTTTCACTCTGAACGATCGAGTATCACATGCTTATAATTGATGTCAGTCACAGTTTTGCACTCAAGTTTGAGAAATGACGATGACGAGGGTTTCTATCTGTTCTGCCAGACGCTGCTGTTTCCCGTCCTCACCGGTTCGCTCAGGAGTCTTTCTCGTCTGTCCGAGTACACTGGTCGGCCCGGCGGCAGGAGGATGTAGTGCGTGGCGCTGGCCTGTCTGCCATCCTTCAAAATGGGAACAATGCATGGAGAAAACTGAGCTGCAGGTGGCGCCCTTTcactctgctgtctctgtaATGCCTTACTCACATATTTTGGGTTAGCAGCAAAACTCTGTGTGGCAGGCATCACACCGTTGATGTAAATTGGAAGACTTTTGGGGCTTGGGGTACGCGGTGGGCAGGGTGGGACTAAGGGGACCCTTGGAGGAATTTTGGGAGGCTTGTCTTCCTCGTTGGCACTCACAGTCTTTTTGAGAGCAGCAGGTTTTGGCGGGATGGGAATACGAGGGGGGATTTGTGGCTTGTCGGTGGGGCaggttgtgctgctgctgtagagaGGCTGAGAAGCAGGGCCTGAGGAGGGAAACTGGAATCTGGATGATTGGTGTTGTTCTGGTTGTTGTTCGTCTCTCTGGACAGCTAGTGCCCAGATGTTGGCTCCAAACCCACTTCCTCTACCTGTTGGTCTGTCCTCTCGGCATGGCCAAGAGAAAGCTCTGGAGCCAGACCCAGCACCACCAGCCCGCAATGAGCCACCCTGGTAGGCGTGATTTACTTGGCCACAGTCTCTGTTCATGCCCCTGCACATGGCCTTGGGGCAGCTTTTTGGCAAAAGACGCCGGCGGTCACTGGTAAAAAACTCCACCTCACTATCAGCAGCCTCATCAGACATGATCTCCTCAGGGTCAGGCAGAGGCGGCAGAGGTTTGGCTTCTCTTTGGTGGCCCCCAAACGCTGTCCGTCTCTGGGAAGACGGGACCACCTGGTCACCCTCATTTGGCCGCGGTACGTTATCAGACATTAGACGGTAAGCATCAGCGTAGAAAGGAGGCTGGGAGATGGAGATGTTACCTAGGAAAGGGAAAAACAATCATGTATTAAACAACTGTTCTCATGAAATCCTAAATTGTACCGACACCAAGATACCGCTGCTTTGTTATACAAGGTTTTGCTATCAATGTTGTTTCCTTCAGCGCAGAAAAAAGTCTCAGAGGAAGAAACATGGAAAACAACTtgcaatgaggaaaaaaaaactgtatatgGTGTAGGAGGAAAGAAATACCAAGGGGAGTGGGCTGCCCACACTGCTTTGAAAAAAACCCTCGCGTTTTGCTGAAGGTATCTTACAGGAAACGAGAgtgaaaacatgttgaaaacaACCGCTTAACCTATCACCCTCTTCGTCAAACATCAGCCACAACACCCTGATTAACGCGGGAATCGTCATTATCTGCGGGGCAGACCATAATCTTAACGGAGCTTCCCATAACCTTCTCCGTAAAAAACATCCGACGTGCCCCAGACTGCAGGAACAGCTGGTGACCAGGGAGCAATagcttcctccctcctcctcctcctcctcctcctcctcctccaccctgctcTCTCCCTTGCTACACAGCTCAGTCCAGTGATGACAAACCCACCTAAACCCTGTCTACACACTGTATTATGAGTCGAGCAGGGTTTAAACTCTAGTTTGTGTAGTTTGTAAGGCCAAGACGAATTTAAGAATCTAGGTACATGCTGACAGAATTgtataaatcaaatttaaagaCCTTAAGAAAACTAATGATTTATTAGAGTAGATTTAGTGAAATCTTCGTAGCacttaaaaaatttttttaaaaaaagatcaaaaataaagaaacaaaaatgtgagttccttcaaaatgttatcagtgttttgtttggcttattttaatttaatttcacagaTAACTCGTGTGCACTGTATGTTCCTTTCTATCTCAAGGTTTAGCAGTTAATTTTAATGTAAACTCACCCCAGTCTTAAACAGGTCATAcaaacaatttattttcaaaaaccCATTTCTGCAATTATCAACAATTACacattaatgataatattttaatattcata
This sequence is a window from Pempheris klunzingeri isolate RE-2024b chromosome 11, fPemKlu1.hap1, whole genome shotgun sequence. Protein-coding genes within it:
- the emc1 gene encoding ER membrane protein complex subunit 1, producing the protein MAKLIWLCLKFVIICSTVEAVFEDQVGKFDWRQQYVGKVRFSHFDAHVQSSKKVLVATEKNVFAALNTRTGDLFWRHVDKTGPEGNIDALLHHGQDAVLVVGNGRLLRSWEINIGGLNWEVVLDSGSFQSACLVGQQDNVKHVAVLKKTILSLHYLSNGHQKWIENLPESETVDYQSVYSGGNGEVYALGVVPHSHLAIVVYSVEDGEIIKQISVEAPWLSNIQTDCVVIGQGMLTCIDSATASLYMLDLHEQSEMTQIPLQSLGLVVASGFTPVLVSTQPNPARQPLSEFFLQLGPEHYLLLQLNNGQLVTLRDFNPAMLVSFATTGEKTVAAVMSPKNKTACSLNLFSAETGRRLLDTTLIFPMDPYGGKPEKLYVQAFLKKDDSVGYRVIVQTEDHTLTFIQQPGRVMWTREEALSDVVTMEMVDLPLTGTQAELEGEFGKKADGLMSMVLKRLSSQLILLQAWIGHLWKLFYDARKPRSQVKNDVTIENLSRDEFNLQKMMVMVTASGKLFGIDSKTGSILWRHYLDNIPSNAAFKLMVQRTTAHFPHPPQCTLLIKDKDTGLAALHVFNPIFGKKSHITPPTLSQPVLQSLMLPLMDQDYAKVLLLVDDQYKVSAFPSTKNVLQQLQEMASSIFFYLVDSSQGRLSGYRLRTDLSTELIWEVVIPSEVQRIVSVKGKRPNEHVHSQGRVMGDRSVLYKYLNPNLLAVVTESTDSHQERSFVGILLIDGVTGRIIHEAVQRKARGPVHVVHSENWVVYEYWSTKSRRNEFSVIELYEGMELYNSTVFSSLDRPHAPQVLQQSYIFPSCISTLEATLTEKGITSRHLLIGLPSGGILSLPKMFLDPRRPEIVSEQSREENLIPYAPELLIRTEWFINYNQTVSRVRGIYTAPSGLESTCLVVAYGLDIYQTRVYPSKQFDVLKDDYDYMLISSVLFALFFATMISKRLAEVKLLNRAWR
- the LOC139209969 gene encoding ERBB receptor feedback inhibitor 1 — protein: MAGSQKNYWGQHDLNRVCFGLSADMDHNLTELQQQQMAKEFNCNISISQPPFYADAYRLMSDNVPRPNEGDQVVPSSQRRTAFGGHQREAKPLPPLPDPEEIMSDEAADSEVEFFTSDRRRLLPKSCPKAMCRGMNRDCGQVNHAYQGGSLRAGGAGSGSRAFSWPCREDRPTGRGSGFGANIWALAVQRDEQQPEQHQSSRFQFPSSGPASQPLYSSSTTCPTDKPQIPPRIPIPPKPAALKKTVSANEEDKPPKIPPRVPLVPPCPPRTPSPKSLPIYINGVMPATQSFAANPKYVSKALQRQQSERAPPAAQFSPCIVPILKDGRQASATHYILLPPGRPVYSDRRERLLSEPVRTGNSSVWQNR